In Coleofasciculaceae cyanobacterium, the sequence CGGAAACAATGAAGGATGATATTTACTTTATTATCGAAGAAAATTGGAAAGCCCAACCCTACGCCATTTTAGATAAAGAAGGTAAGCCGAAAAAAGACGAATGGGATTGTAACTTAATTTCCAAACCCTTAGTTATAAATCGTTACTTTGCTGATGAACAAGCCAAAATCGAGCAGTTAGAAGCGGATAAAGAAGCCATTACTAGAGACAAGGAAGAAATGGAAGAGGAACATTCGGGGGAAGACGATATATTAGCAGAAATCAAAGAAGATAATAAAAAAATTACTAAAAAAGATGTTCAGGAACGCATATCAGAATATGAAGCTGCTGCTATTAGTAATTACTTTACCGAAGCTAAAAAAACGTTACATGAGTTAACTGAAAAATCAGAGGAATTAACAAAACAGAGAATTGATCTAGAAGATTCTGAAAATTCTGAGACAGGGTATGAATATTTAACTTTTCTAAAAAATAATAAGGGTAAAATTACTAAAACTAATGTACAGAATCGAGTTATAAAACTTAAAGATTCTATTATAGACAATGCAAAATATACTTTAGAGCAAAAAGAAATAGCTAAAACAATTAAAAAAGATTTTGCCCAAATAAAAGACTGGCAAAAGAATATAAGCGATCCAGTTTTTATGGAACTTGATTTCTTGTATGAGTATCTAACCTTATTGCAAGATGAAGCAACGGCTAAAAAAGAAGAAAAAAATTATAGAGAAAAACTATTGCAGAAGCTAGAAGAAAAAAAGCAAACACAAAAATTAGATATTTGGATTAAAGACTTAGAAGATTTGAATAACTATCTAAATCTTGTAGAAAAAGAGAAGTTTCAAGAAGATAAGATTAAAAAAGCAATTACAAGTTTAGACAAGCAGTTATTAGAGAAATATTCAAAACTGACAAGCGAAGAAGTCAAAACTTTAGTAGTAGATGATAAGTGGCTGGCAACTATTAGCCAAGAAATTAAAACCGAATTAGACAGAATTTCTCAACGTTTGACCCAACGGATTAAGGAATTAGCCGAACGTTATGAAAAGACTTTACCAGAGTTAACTACTAGAGTTAATGAGTTAGAAAGTAAAGTTAACAATCATTTGATCGGGATTATGGGGATTAAAGGAATAAACCAGGATTAATGGATTAACAGGATGAACGGGATTAAGTTATCTGTGGAAATCATAATCAAGAAAATTATCATACTCAGACACTACTTAGTTCTTCCTTTTTCTGCTAACATCTCTTGTTTGACTTGCCCGATAAGCTCTAGTATTTTTTCTTGAGAGTTATAGCCATTAGCTTTGGCGGTTTGGCGCAACTCCTCAAATTCATCTGGCTCATTTTTGGCAACCACAATTACATCAACTTCCCCGTCATTCAATTCTTGCAGAAGTTTAACTTTTATTTCCCCGTTTTTGACTATCCCTGTCGTCTGGACAATTTTCATCTTATTTTGCTTGGTTGGGTTGATACTTAATTTTAATTAAAAATTGATAATGGAGAATTGACAATGAGTAAAGCGAAATATATTCCCGAAGAGATATTATCATCGATTCAAAAACTACCCGAAGAATCTTTAGGAGAATTAGTAAATTTTATCGAGTATCTTCAATTTAAAAATAGTCTTAAACAAAACTTACATAATTAAAATCATCAAGAAGCAAAAGCCAATATAACCACCAAAATAACTCCTGAAGAAAGCGAGCAAATAATCGAAAAAATATTAACAGAAGTTGGCAATTCAATATCTTCTCTTTCTGATTATGCTGTTAGTCGGGCTGATATTTATCTTAATAGATAATTGATAATTTAGGGTTTTGTCGGTTATGTTTGACCAATTAATACTTGATAGTTAAATTGTTTTTATGAGTGATGTTAATTTTCATAAAGGTTATAAAAGTACGGATATTGGTGTTATTCCTGAAGATTGGAAAGTCAATAATTTAAGCGAAATTGCTGAAATTATTATGGGACAATCCCCCACAGGAAGTTCATATAACAAGAAAGAAACGGGAATTGCCTTAATTAACGGTCCTACCGAATTTACTGAAAATCATCCAATTAAAATTCAATGGACAACATCACCAACAAAATTGTGTAAATCAGGAGATGTACTGCTTTGTATTAGAGGAAGCTCTACAGGAAGAATGAATATTGCTAATGACACCTATTGCATAGGAAGAGGTATTACAGCAATAAGAGCTAGAGAAAATTCAGATAATTTATTTCTAGAATTTATGGTTCAAAATGCTGTTAAAAATCTTCTGGCATTATCAGCAGGTTCTACATTTCCAAATCTCGACAGTAAGTCTCTCAGAAAAATAGAAATAGTTTCGCCACCATTACCAGAGCAAAAAGCGATCGCCCGTGTTTTAAGTGATGTTGATGAATTAATTAGAGAATGCGACTCTCTATTAGCCAAAAAGCGCAACATCAAGCAGGGAACTATGCAGCAACTCCTTACTGGTAAGAAGCGATTACCTGGTTTTAGTGGCGAGTGGGAAGTGAAAAAATTGGGAGATATTTTTGACTTTAAAAATGGGTTGAATAAAGAGAAGAAATATTTTGGTGAGGGTACTCCAATTGTCAATTATATGGACGTTTATAAAAATAATGCTCTTACTGCAAAAGATATATTGGGTAGAGTTACGGTATCAAAAAATGAATTAAAAACTTATGAAGTTTGTAGGGATGATGTTTTTTTTACTAGAACATCTGAAACAGTCGATGAAATAGGTATTGCCTCAGTGATTATAGAGGAATTAGAAAATACTGTATTTAGTGGTTTTATATTACGCGCTCGACCCAAAAATAATTTGTTGAATACATTTTATAAAAAATATTGTTTTTCTTCTCAAAATTTACGTAAGGCGATCACTTCTAAAAGTTCTTACACAACAAGAGCATTAACAAATGGAAGAATTCTTTCTAATGTTGAAATATTTCTTCCAACACTTTGCGAACAAAAAGCGATCGCCCAAATCTTAAGCGACATGGATGCAGAGATAGAAGGCTTAGAAAAAAAACGAGATAAATATAAAGCCATTAAGCAGGGGATGATGCAAGAATTATTAACGGGGAAAACAAGGTTAATTAATAATTGATCATGAGTCAAGCTTATAAAATTTACTTAGATGTATGTTGCTTAAATCGTCCCTTTGACCAACAATCACAAGCCCGAATACGTTTAGAAACAGAAGCGATTTTGGAAATTATTAATTATTGCCAAGCGGGAACTTGGACGTTAATAACTAGCAATGTTTTAGAAGCAGAAATAAGTCAAACTCCCAATCAAGAGCGCATCGAAAATGTCAAAAAAATACTCTCAATTGCCAAAATCAAGGTATTAAGTGGGGACTGGCTTAAAGAAAGAGCTTCCCAGTTACAAAAATTAGGATTTGCCAGCTATGATGCTGCTCATATTGCTAGTGCGGAAAGGGCTTTATCAGATATATTTTTAACTACAGATGACCGCCTCGTTAAAAAAAGTCAGACTTATGCTCAATTAATTAAAGTAAAAGTAAATAATCCCCTACAGTGGTTAGCCCAAGTAATGCTAATGGAGAACAACAGCGATGAAAACCCAGAATGAAATTCTCGAACAAGGCTATAAAGCATTAGTCGATTCTTTAGGAGTTGTAGATGCGATTCGATTTATACAACACTTTAGTCCTGGGGAGGGTAACTATACTGAAGAACGTCATCAATGGTTAGAGCAAAAATCTTTGGATGATGTAATGGGAGATATAGGGCAATTAGGCAAAGATGACTCAAATCAATACCTTGAAGTTATTGAATAGTTCCCGAAGACAGGAAAATATTAAATAAAAATTTCGCTTGTTTACACTAAAGATTTAATTCTCGTTACCAATAACACCTCAGATTTTCAAAATTTTCTGAATTTTTAGTTAGAAAACTGGCATCAACAATAACCATGATGCAGAATTATGAGATAAAACTGCCAATTACTAATTCTATTTATGAGCGAAGTAGGGGTATTAGAAAGGGTTACTCAAAACCGAGTAGTGAAACTATTCCAACGACAATTACAATACCGCTACTTAGGTAATTGGCAAGACAGACCCAATGATAGCAACATCGAAGAAGATATTTTAAGGGAATACTTAACCAAACAAGGCTACAGTCCAACCCTGATTGATAAGGCACTCTACGAACTCAAAAAACCCGCCACCGACCAAACTAAAAGCCTCTACGACATCAATCAAGAAGTTTATAGCTTGCTGCGCTACGGAGTTAAAGTTAAGGAAAATGTCGGGGAAAACAACCAAACCGTTTGGCTGATTGATTGGTCAGATCCTGAAAATAACGACTTTGCGATCGCCGAAGAGGTAGCCATAAAAGGGGACAATGATAAACGCCCCGATATTGTTATTTATGTTAACGGTATTGTTTTGGGAGTCTTAGAACTCAAACGCAGTAAAGTTTCCATCTCCGAAGGTATCCGTCAAAACTTAGATAATCAAAAACCAGAATTTATTAAACCTTTCTTTACTACCATGCAGTTAGTCATGGCGGGAAACGATACCCAAGGGTTGCGCTATGGCACGATTGAAACCCCAGAAAAGTATTATCTAACTTGGAAAGAAGACCCAGATTGGGGTCAACCAATCGATCGTACACAAATTCTCGACAAAGCTTTACTAGAATTATTACCCAAGGCGCGATTTTTAGAATTAATTCACGACTTTATTGTCTTCGACAAAGGCATCAAAAAAGTCTGTCGTCCCCATCAATATTTTGGTATAAAAGCCACCCAGGAATATTTAAACCGCAAAGAAGGGGGCATTATTTGGCACACCCAAGGGAGCGGTAAAAGTCTGACGATGGTGTGGTTGGCAAAATGGATTAAGGAAAATGCTAATGACTCTCGCGTTTTGATAATTACAGATCGCGATGAATTAGACCAACAAATTGAAGGCATTTTTTTAGGAGTCAATGAATCAATTTATCGCACTACTAGCGGTAGGAATTTAATTACCCAATTAGACAATACAACCCCTTGGCTAATCTGTTCTCTAATTCATAAATTTGGCAAGAAAAAGCAGAACGCTGAAGACTCTGACTATGAGAAATACCTAGCCGAACTACAAAATAGTCTTTCTGCCAACTTCCAAGCCAAGGGCAATATTTACGTCTTTGTCGATGAATGTCACCGCACTCAATCGGGCAGACTACACCAGTCGATGAAGCGAATTTTGCCCAATGCCATCTTAATTGGTTTTACGGGTACGCCCTTACTCAAACAAGATAAAGAAACCACTATCGAAGTATTTGGCGACTATGTTCATACTTATAAGTTTAACGAGGCAGTTGAGGATAAAGTAGTTTTAGATTTACGCTACGAAGCCAGAAACATCGAGCAAAATCTAACCTCCCCAGAAAAGGTAGATCGCTGGTTTGAAGCCAAAACTTCAGGCTTGACCGAACTTGCTAAAAATCAACTCAAACAACGCTGGGGGACGATACGCCAGGTGCTTAGTTCCCAAGATCGCTTGAATAAAATAGTTGCCGATATTATCTTTGATATGGGGGTCAAAGATCGGCTTAAAAGTGGCAGGGGTAACGCCATGCTAGTGTCTGGCAGTATTTACCAAGCCTGTAAATATTACGAACTTTTCCAAAATTCAGGCTTTACTAAGTGCGCCATCGTTACCTCGTACAATCCTTCTACAAGAGATATTAAAGGAGAAACTACAGGAGAAGAAGGCTTAACAGAAAAGCTCAAGCAGTATGACATCTATAACAAAATGCTGGGGGGAAAATCCGCCGAACAGTTTGAAAAAGATGTCAAAAAAGCTTTTATTGAAACCCCAGCCCAGATGAAGCTGCTGATTGTAGTGGATAAACTCCTAACTGGGTTTGATGCACCCTCCGCCACTTATCTCTATATCGATAAAACCATGAGAGATCATGGGCTGTTTCAAGCCATTTGTCGGGTCAATCGCCTTGATGGTGAAGATAAGGAATATGGTTATATTATCGACTACAAAGACCTCTTTAAAAGCTTAGAAAAATCTGTCAGCGACTACACCACAGAAGCCCTAGACGGTTACGATCCAGAAGATCTTGAAGGTTTATTAAGCGATCGCCTAGAAAAAGCCAAAGAACGCCTGGAGGAAACCCTAGAAACCGTCAAAGCTTTATGCGAACCCGTAGCACCACCCCAAGATACCCCAGCCTATCTTAAATACTTCTGCGGTAATACCGACAACCCAGAAGAATTACAAAACAATCAACAAAAGCGCATCTTCCTTTACAAATCCGTCGCTTCTGTGATCCGCGCCTATGCCAATATTGCCAATGAAGCGATTGAAGCTGGCTACACCCCTAATGAAATTGCTCGCATTAAACAAGAGGTCAAACACTATGAAAACGTCCGTCAAGAGGTAAAAATCGCCAGTGGAGACTACATAGATTTAAAAGCCTATGAGCCAGCAATGCGCCACCTCATCGATACCTACATTAGAGCCGAAGAAAGCGAGAAGATATCAGCTTTTGACGATCTGACCCTGGTGCAGTTAATCGTCCAAAAAGGAACGGATGGGCTTAACCAACTCCCCGATAACATCCGCCAAAATAAATCCGCCGTCGCCGAAACCGTAGAAAACAACCTACGTACCGTTATTACTGAAGAACAACCTACCAACCCCCAATACTTCGGCAAAATGTCAATTTTATTAGACGAATTGATCCAACAGCGCAAAACCGAAGCAGTTGAATATGAAGAATATTTACAAAAAATTGCCCAACTCTGCCAACAAGTAACCCATCCCGAAGGTAGTAGCGACTATCCCCCTTCCCTCGATACCAATGCCAAACGAGCTTTGTATGATAACTTGAACCAGGACGAAGCCAAAGCAATCGCTCTCGATCGGACAATCCGTAGCACCAAAAAAGACAACTGGCGGGAGTCCAAAATTAAACAGCGCGAAGTCAAAAACGCCATTAAACAGTATCTTTGCGATGCCGATGAATTAAATACAATCTTTGAAATCGTTAAGGAACAAAAAGAATATTAGTTACTTGCAAGTCTATGAAAGTTGGCGATCTTTCGATCCATGTAGTCAAAAAAAATATCAAAAACCTACACCTATCGGTACATCCCCCCGATGGTAGAGTTCGTATTGCTTCCCCTTTAAAAGTAGATGACGAAACCATCCGCTTGTTTGCTGTCTCCAAACTTGGCTGGATTAGGAAAAAACAAGCCAAATTCCAAGCACAACCGCGAATCTCTTCCAGAGAATACGTTTCGGGAGAAAGTCATTATTACAAGGGCGATCGCTATTTGCTCAACGTTATCTATCACTCTGCTGCACCCAAGGTAGTAGTTCGCAATAAAACCTATCTCGATCTCTACGTGCGATATGGCAGCATTCAAGAGCAGCGAGAACGAGTTTTGATTGACTGGTATCGCCAGGAATTAAAAGCCCAATTGCCCCAATTAATAGCCAAATGGGAGCGAGTTATCGGTGTCAGTACTAACGACTGGGGCGTAAAAAAGATGAAGACTCGCTGGGGAACTTGTAATATTCAAGCCAAACGAATCTGGCTAAACCTAGAACTGATTAAAAAACCCCAACATTGCCTGGAGTACGTCATCGTCCATGAATTAGTACATTTATTAGAACGCAATCATGGCGATCGCTTTAAGGCTTATATGAGCAAATTCATGCCTAACTGGAACTTTTACAAGGAAGAACTCAATTTTTTACCTTATCAGGCGCAAAAATAGTCAAAAATACTTTATAAATTGTCATTCACATAACTCCAACCTCAACCGTTTTGTAAGCGATCGCTTTAGCATCGATCCATGCCCACAGCTAGGAGTGTTTGTTGATAGGGTAACCTTGCTCTATAACTGTACGACAATCTTTATCTATATATGTGCTACAAACATAAAAGGTCGAGACTATGTTTCAATTTGAATACATTATTATGCTCAAGAAGCTAGACCAAAATAGTACACGGGATCTACAATTAAAATTAAGCGAAATTAAGCGTATGTAATAAGAGATTAACCTATGACTCAGCAAAAACCTATAGTAGCGAACTTTCGTCTATCTGCCGAGGAAAAACAGATTTTAAAAGCAACGGCAAACAATCACTTTGGAGGTAAAATCTCTACTATGGTTCGATACTTCGTATTTTCAGGTGTTGAATTCCTAGAAGCACTCTCAAACTCTGA encodes:
- a CDS encoding DUF2281 domain-containing protein, producing MSKAKYIPEEILSSIQKLPEESLGELVNFIEYLQFKNSLKQNLHN
- a CDS encoding restriction endonuclease subunit S translates to MSDVNFHKGYKSTDIGVIPEDWKVNNLSEIAEIIMGQSPTGSSYNKKETGIALINGPTEFTENHPIKIQWTTSPTKLCKSGDVLLCIRGSSTGRMNIANDTYCIGRGITAIRARENSDNLFLEFMVQNAVKNLLALSAGSTFPNLDSKSLRKIEIVSPPLPEQKAIARVLSDVDELIRECDSLLAKKRNIKQGTMQQLLTGKKRLPGFSGEWEVKKLGDIFDFKNGLNKEKKYFGEGTPIVNYMDVYKNNALTAKDILGRVTVSKNELKTYEVCRDDVFFTRTSETVDEIGIASVIIEELENTVFSGFILRARPKNNLLNTFYKKYCFSSQNLRKAITSKSSYTTRALTNGRILSNVEIFLPTLCEQKAIAQILSDMDAEIEGLEKKRDKYKAIKQGMMQELLTGKTRLINN
- a CDS encoding PIN domain-containing protein, which gives rise to MSQAYKIYLDVCCLNRPFDQQSQARIRLETEAILEIINYCQAGTWTLITSNVLEAEISQTPNQERIENVKKILSIAKIKVLSGDWLKERASQLQKLGFASYDAAHIASAERALSDIFLTTDDRLVKKSQTYAQLIKVKVNNPLQWLAQVMLMENNSDENPE
- a CDS encoding HsdR family type I site-specific deoxyribonuclease gives rise to the protein MSEVGVLERVTQNRVVKLFQRQLQYRYLGNWQDRPNDSNIEEDILREYLTKQGYSPTLIDKALYELKKPATDQTKSLYDINQEVYSLLRYGVKVKENVGENNQTVWLIDWSDPENNDFAIAEEVAIKGDNDKRPDIVIYVNGIVLGVLELKRSKVSISEGIRQNLDNQKPEFIKPFFTTMQLVMAGNDTQGLRYGTIETPEKYYLTWKEDPDWGQPIDRTQILDKALLELLPKARFLELIHDFIVFDKGIKKVCRPHQYFGIKATQEYLNRKEGGIIWHTQGSGKSLTMVWLAKWIKENANDSRVLIITDRDELDQQIEGIFLGVNESIYRTTSGRNLITQLDNTTPWLICSLIHKFGKKKQNAEDSDYEKYLAELQNSLSANFQAKGNIYVFVDECHRTQSGRLHQSMKRILPNAILIGFTGTPLLKQDKETTIEVFGDYVHTYKFNEAVEDKVVLDLRYEARNIEQNLTSPEKVDRWFEAKTSGLTELAKNQLKQRWGTIRQVLSSQDRLNKIVADIIFDMGVKDRLKSGRGNAMLVSGSIYQACKYYELFQNSGFTKCAIVTSYNPSTRDIKGETTGEEGLTEKLKQYDIYNKMLGGKSAEQFEKDVKKAFIETPAQMKLLIVVDKLLTGFDAPSATYLYIDKTMRDHGLFQAICRVNRLDGEDKEYGYIIDYKDLFKSLEKSVSDYTTEALDGYDPEDLEGLLSDRLEKAKERLEETLETVKALCEPVAPPQDTPAYLKYFCGNTDNPEELQNNQQKRIFLYKSVASVIRAYANIANEAIEAGYTPNEIARIKQEVKHYENVRQEVKIASGDYIDLKAYEPAMRHLIDTYIRAEESEKISAFDDLTLVQLIVQKGTDGLNQLPDNIRQNKSAVAETVENNLRTVITEEQPTNPQYFGKMSILLDELIQQRKTEAVEYEEYLQKIAQLCQQVTHPEGSSDYPPSLDTNAKRALYDNLNQDEAKAIALDRTIRSTKKDNWRESKIKQREVKNAIKQYLCDADELNTIFEIVKEQKEY
- a CDS encoding SprT family zinc-dependent metalloprotease, producing MKVGDLSIHVVKKNIKNLHLSVHPPDGRVRIASPLKVDDETIRLFAVSKLGWIRKKQAKFQAQPRISSREYVSGESHYYKGDRYLLNVIYHSAAPKVVVRNKTYLDLYVRYGSIQEQRERVLIDWYRQELKAQLPQLIAKWERVIGVSTNDWGVKKMKTRWGTCNIQAKRIWLNLELIKKPQHCLEYVIVHELVHLLERNHGDRFKAYMSKFMPNWNFYKEELNFLPYQAQK